The Pleurodeles waltl isolate 20211129_DDA chromosome 6, aPleWal1.hap1.20221129, whole genome shotgun sequence genome has a segment encoding these proteins:
- the GPRIN2 gene encoding G protein-regulated inducer of neurite outgrowth 2 produces the protein MASNNHRLSAHSYQEPMNCVCHMSSKHSCHPLSKSSSNLLNCGQYGFDSSQIIKQELRKSLSGIVCQTRIPESLVPCSQDSLWSYGNNETVHKLYGTQVPYVQLSGTNMHPEAKSVNHFLTVDQSGTPWDGNGLRIHIRSNTTENVSSSAGQEETMICKTRSTDPMEALGMLVQKSHSEFLYGCSEQIAVPHHRTSATYSDFCPTSNLYDMSATEQSFQSPTGYDLACSQATQNRTDLLTLSREQNSSPVSFASDAIQHNITVYTSPGTYHHSAIRLHDPENVCPDKKVMNSQSTSSLCGTACNNNSCTMHFAPVVTVRDSCAVHCHNRNELCMKVNDTVAAYCHSMPIPASKPSPRLEAGSVNHSGREQLTASYCLPLPVSDMVTFPKLACSVSESGLDAKRLMTLGNTSGEESPLLCKERMDASSTEHNRTGLLANTSTDASNGEMSAKTRDTGTMTTLDSCTMVLKPTNEYKDAEVQTAALLETKSAATSPSPLGGSHSHVFPEVSLKLDFQGSPTPVHEVRWDDEGMTWEVYGASVDPEVLGLAIQKHLEIQIEEHLKPVESLAKNTGVRSTKDEKRSSLRAIMYSLRRSSCCARSSAALE, from the coding sequence ATGGCAAGCAACAATCACAGGCTTTCAGCTCATTCCTATCAAGAACCAATGAATTGCGTTTGCCACATGAGTTCAAAGCACAGCTGTCATCCTCTCTCAAAGAGCTCTTCCAATTTGCTGAATTGTGGACAATATGGTTTTGATTCATCACAAATCATCAAACAGGAGCTCCGTAAAAGTCTCAGCGGTATTGTTTGTCAGACAAGAATACCTGAAAGTTTGGTGCCATGCTCACAGGATTCGCTCTGGTCTTATGGGAACAATGAGACTGTTCACAAGTTATATGGAACCCAAGTCCCATATGTGCAGTTATCTGGAACAAATATGCACCCCGAGGCTAAATCTGTGAATCACTTTCTCACTGTGGACCAGTCTGGGACTCCATGGGATGGGAATGGCCTAAGGATTCACATCAGAAGTAACACCACTGAGAATGTCTCCTCGTCGGCAGGGCAAGAAGAAACAATGATATGCAAGACCCGGAGCACAGACCCAATGGAAGCATTGGGGATGCTGGTTCAGAAAAGTCATTCTGAATTCTTGTACGGCTGCAGCGAACAGATTGCAGTTCCACATCATAGAACTAGTGCCACGTACTCAGACTTTTGCCCAACAAGCAACTTGTATGATATGTCAGCAACAGAGCAGTCCTTTCAAAGCCCCACCGGGTATGATCTGGCATGCAGTCAAGCTACTCAGAATCGAACTGATTTGCTAACATTGTCAAGAGAACAAAATTCCTCTCCAGTCAGTTTTGCCAGTGATGCTATTCAGCATAATATAACAGTTTATACCTCTCCCGGGACATATCACCACAGTGCCATCAGGCTACACGATCCTGAAAATGTTTGCCCAGATAAAAAGGTAATGAATAGTCAATCCACCAGCAGTCTGTGTGGCACTGCTTGCAATAATAATTCCTGCACTATGCACTTTGCTCCAGTAGTGACAGTGCGCGACAGCTGTGCGGTGCACTGCCACAACAGGAATGAGCTGTGCATGAAGGTAAACGATACAGTAGCGGCCTACTGTCATTCAATGCCTATACCAGCCAGTAAGCCTTCCCCTAGATTAGAAGCGGGCTCGGTTAACCATTCTGGAAGAGAACAACTCACTGCATCTTATTGTCTTCCTTTGCCTGTGTCTGATATGGTGACGTTTCCGAAGCTAGCGTGCTCTGTCAGTGAATCAGGGTTGGATGCCAAACGGCTTATGACACTTGGCAATACTTCAGGGGAAGAGTCGCCACTTCTTTGCAAAGAAAGGATGGATGCCAGTAGCACTGAACACAACAGAACTGGCTTGCTAGCAAACACATCTACTGATGCATCTAATGGTGAGATGAGTGCTAAGACAAGAGACACAGGGACTATGACCACTTTAGACAGCTGTACCATGGTACTAAAACCCACTAATGAATATAAAGATGCTGAGGTACAAACTGCCGCACTTTTGGAAACCAAGTCTGCAGCAACGAGCCCAAGTCCTCTTGGAGGCAGTCACTCTCATGTGTTTCCAGAAGTTAGTTTAAAGTTAGACTTTCAGGGTTCTCCGACCCCAGTCCACGAAGTCCGATGGGACGACGAAGGGATGACATGGGAAGTATATGGTGCTTCTGTAGATCCCGAGGTTCTTGGCTTAGCTATTCAAAAGCACCTTGAAATACAAATAGAAGAGCATTTAAAGCCTGTTGAGTCTCTGGCGAAGAACACTGGGGTGCGGTCAACTAAGGACGAAAAGAGAAGTTCACTCAGGGCAATAATGTATTCTTTGAGGCGCTCCAGCTGCTGTGCCCGTTCTAGTGCTGCACTCGAATAA